A section of the Dehalobacter sp. DCM genome encodes:
- a CDS encoding putative holin-like toxin, whose protein sequence is MEVYQALTLMISFGSSHTLNWLDYL, encoded by the coding sequence ATGGAAGTATATCAAGCACTTACCCTGATGATATCCTTTGGAAGCTCGCATACATTGAACTGGCTTGATTATCTTTAA
- a CDS encoding response regulator: protein MKAKNMTIGTQLKISIASTLLFVVVLGVVSFYQSDQLNLQTETIYNHPLQIRQAIGHLENDILTMRLSLKDLMLATSDDEKRQSLQLTELSHQDALKQFDVLYERYLGPKTDIDEAKNAFDKWTIARQDNVNLALAGEIDTVKKNLLPGGYVGSYRDQMLARIEKIDTFAYNKANNLYQDSEELHNLLNWQLILLIAVILLLSLVVNYRLLRNINQPLNELTNATHRFQKGDLDARSAYALKNEFGVLTSAFNELAASIQQNIILNAKTSKLTSVMLSVYDTKQFFRETLNALLNHTGCQMAAIYLLSDDQKTYDHFASIGLEDKARVSFDAANLEGEFGPVLTTRQLQHIKNIPEDTRFLFHTVNGKLIPREIVTIPIMAGDQITAIISLINIDRFDQQAIELIRNTTVTMSARIEGVLAYRKIQEFTEVLERQNRELDAQKSELQTQTVELMQQNAELEMQKNLLDEASHLKTNFLSNMSHELRTPLNSVIALSGVLNRRLSAKIPEEEHHYLEVIERNGKNLLLLINDILDISRIEAGREETEIIDFCVNDVIDEVVEMFQPIAKEKNIDLLSFNEDAKQIITSDVDKFRHIMQNLISNAVKFTEEGKVAVSMRQSDQKLMVSVSDTGIGIAEIYLPYIFDEFRQADNSTSRKYGGTGLGLAIAKKYAEMLGGTISAKSILHQGSEFTLYLPLRYAGENGMINGQIEEDISGKPSGLINMNKHKLLSVTPDPSKKTVLLIEDSEPAIIQIKDLMEEIGYRIEVARAAGEAFAIVEQTIPDAIILDLMMPGIDGFAVLKALRDAEVTAHIPVLILTAKHITKEELKFLKRNHVHQLIQKGDVNRIELQNAVTTMLFPQTLEEEKTRREGRPIQGKPVVLVVEDNPDNMLSVKALLADQYVVLEATDGNQSVDIAKQHMPNLILMDIALPVMDGIEAFQAIRKMPELSHIPVIALTASAMLIERETILAYGFDAFIAKPIIEKQFWQVIREVLYGE, encoded by the coding sequence ATGAAAGCAAAAAACATGACAATTGGTACGCAGCTTAAAATAAGTATTGCCTCTACGTTACTATTTGTTGTTGTGCTAGGGGTTGTCTCTTTCTATCAATCCGATCAGCTGAACCTGCAGACTGAAACAATCTATAATCATCCATTACAAATAAGACAAGCAATCGGTCATCTTGAGAATGATATCCTGACGATGCGATTAAGCTTGAAAGATCTGATGCTGGCAACAAGTGACGATGAGAAACGCCAATCCTTGCAATTAACGGAGTTATCCCATCAGGATGCTTTAAAGCAATTTGATGTCTTATACGAAAGGTACCTGGGGCCTAAGACCGATATCGACGAAGCGAAGAACGCCTTTGACAAGTGGACAATAGCCCGTCAGGATAATGTTAATCTAGCGCTGGCCGGAGAAATAGATACCGTAAAAAAGAACCTCCTTCCGGGAGGCTATGTCGGATCCTATCGGGACCAGATGCTGGCCCGTATTGAAAAAATTGACACATTTGCTTATAACAAAGCCAACAACTTATACCAAGATTCAGAGGAGTTACATAATTTGCTGAACTGGCAATTGATATTGCTTATTGCCGTGATTCTGCTGCTCTCTCTCGTTGTTAATTACCGATTGTTACGTAATATTAATCAACCGCTCAATGAACTTACCAACGCAACACACCGGTTTCAAAAAGGAGATCTTGACGCCCGGTCTGCCTATGCGTTAAAAAATGAGTTCGGAGTTCTGACGTCTGCCTTTAATGAGTTGGCAGCAAGCATCCAACAAAACATAATCTTGAATGCTAAGACCTCAAAACTTACTTCTGTAATGCTGAGCGTTTATGATACCAAACAGTTTTTCCGCGAAACACTGAATGCTCTCCTCAATCATACCGGTTGCCAAATGGCGGCGATTTATCTGTTAAGTGATGATCAAAAGACTTACGACCACTTCGCGTCCATCGGACTGGAAGACAAAGCCAGGGTGTCTTTTGACGCGGCCAACCTCGAAGGCGAATTCGGGCCTGTTCTGACAACGCGTCAGCTTCAGCATATCAAGAACATTCCGGAAGATACTCGTTTTTTGTTTCACACAGTGAACGGAAAATTGATTCCCCGCGAAATCGTAACGATCCCAATTATGGCCGGCGATCAGATCACTGCCATTATTTCTCTCATTAATATCGACCGGTTTGATCAGCAAGCGATTGAATTGATTCGCAACACGACAGTTACTATGAGCGCGCGCATCGAAGGGGTATTGGCCTACCGCAAAATCCAGGAATTTACCGAAGTATTAGAGCGGCAAAACAGAGAATTGGATGCTCAAAAAAGCGAACTTCAAACGCAAACCGTTGAGCTTATGCAGCAAAACGCTGAATTGGAAATGCAGAAAAATCTGTTGGATGAAGCCAGTCATCTCAAAACAAATTTTTTATCAAACATGAGTCATGAGCTTCGCACCCCGCTGAATTCAGTCATCGCTCTTTCCGGAGTTCTTAACCGGCGGCTTTCCGCTAAGATTCCGGAAGAAGAACACCATTATCTGGAAGTCATCGAGCGCAACGGGAAAAATCTCCTATTACTCATCAATGACATTTTGGATATTTCCCGTATTGAAGCCGGGCGTGAGGAAACAGAAATCATAGACTTTTGCGTAAATGACGTCATTGACGAAGTTGTTGAAATGTTCCAGCCAATCGCCAAAGAAAAGAATATTGACCTGCTCAGTTTTAATGAAGACGCTAAACAAATCATCACCAGTGATGTCGATAAATTCCGGCATATAATGCAGAATTTGATCAGCAACGCCGTGAAGTTTACTGAAGAAGGAAAGGTTGCGGTATCCATGCGGCAAAGTGATCAGAAATTAATGGTTTCGGTATCTGATACCGGGATAGGAATAGCTGAAATATACCTGCCATATATTTTCGATGAGTTCCGGCAGGCTGACAACAGCACATCCCGGAAATATGGCGGGACCGGATTGGGTTTAGCCATTGCCAAAAAATACGCCGAAATGCTGGGCGGTACAATTTCAGCAAAAAGCATCCTTCATCAAGGATCGGAGTTTACTTTGTATCTGCCGCTGAGATATGCCGGAGAAAACGGGATGATCAACGGACAGATAGAAGAAGACATTTCCGGCAAGCCGTCGGGTTTGATAAATATGAACAAACATAAATTACTCAGCGTAACGCCTGACCCGTCAAAGAAAACCGTACTGCTGATTGAAGACAGCGAACCGGCTATCATTCAGATTAAAGATTTAATGGAAGAAATCGGCTATCGAATAGAGGTCGCTCGTGCCGCAGGTGAAGCTTTCGCAATTGTTGAGCAAACCATTCCCGACGCCATCATTTTAGATTTGATGATGCCCGGTATAGACGGATTTGCAGTACTGAAAGCCTTAAGAGATGCGGAGGTGACAGCGCATATTCCGGTGCTCATATTGACCGCCAAGCATATTACCAAAGAAGAACTGAAATTTTTAAAACGGAATCATGTTCATCAGCTTATTCAAAAAGGCGATGTGAATCGAATCGAACTCCAAAATGCAGTGACAACCATGTTATTTCCACAAACTCTGGAAGAGGAAAAAACGCGTCGTGAAGGCAGGCCGATTCAAGGAAAACCGGTGGTTTTGGTAGTGGAGGATAACCCGGACAACATGCTGAGTGTGAAAGCATTGCTGGCCGATCAGTATGTTGTTTTGGAAGCAACTGACGGTAATCAAAGCGTGGATATAGCAAAGCAGCACATGCCAAATCTGATCTTAATGGATATCGCACTGCCCGTTATGGATGGTATCGAAGCTTTCCAAGCGATAAGAAAGATGCCTGAATTAAGCCATATCCCTGTCATTGCCCTGACTGCCAGCGCGATGTTGATTGAACGCGAAACCATTCTGGCCTACGGATTTGATGCTTTTATAGCAAAACCCATCATCGAGAAGCAGTTTTGGCAAGTAATAAGAGAGGTGCTTTATGGAGAATAG
- the rsgA gene encoding ribosome small subunit-dependent GTPase A, whose amino-acid sequence MEYHHLKEYGLTDYFIRQADCYDGLYLARVSEQHREMYQVISEQGELQASVSGKLAYQASGCEDFPAVGDWVMIDRDDDRSGRAVIHHILKRQSVFVRKAAGTANTLQIIAANIDQVFLCMSLNADFNLRRLERYLAIAWDSGSTPVVVLTKTDLCADLSQKLAEIATVCVGCDVITCSSLEDYGYEQVVSYLTKGKTIALLGSSGVGKSTLINRLMNSEILATHETRKDDKGRHTTTHRQLMLLPQGTIVIDTPGMRELHLSSADLSRSFDDIADLATGCKFPDCSHTAEPGCAVREAIAAGELPQERFENYLKLQKELDYEGLNFRQREQEKIKRMFGSKGEMKQLMQHVKNKRHYTNNRQ is encoded by the coding sequence GATTGCTATGACGGATTGTATTTGGCACGCGTATCCGAACAGCATCGTGAAATGTATCAGGTGATCAGTGAACAGGGCGAATTACAGGCGAGTGTCTCGGGAAAGTTGGCTTATCAGGCCAGTGGCTGCGAAGACTTCCCGGCTGTGGGTGACTGGGTCATGATCGACAGGGACGATGACCGCAGCGGCAGGGCTGTGATTCATCACATTTTAAAGCGCCAAAGTGTGTTTGTCCGCAAAGCGGCTGGAACGGCGAATACTCTGCAAATCATCGCGGCCAACATCGATCAGGTATTTCTCTGCATGTCCTTAAACGCAGATTTCAACCTGCGCCGACTGGAACGATACCTTGCCATCGCCTGGGACAGCGGGTCTACCCCGGTGGTCGTCTTGACCAAAACGGACTTATGTGCTGATTTGAGCCAAAAACTGGCTGAGATCGCCACGGTGTGCGTGGGCTGTGATGTCATCACCTGCTCCAGCCTTGAGGACTACGGCTATGAACAGGTTGTTTCTTATCTGACCAAAGGCAAAACAATCGCCTTGCTGGGTTCTTCCGGGGTCGGCAAATCCACCCTGATCAACCGGCTGATGAACAGCGAGATCCTCGCCACCCATGAAACCCGTAAAGACGATAAAGGACGGCATACGACGACACATCGCCAGCTAATGCTCCTGCCTCAGGGCACGATCGTCATCGACACGCCGGGGATGCGTGAATTGCACTTAAGTTCAGCGGATCTGTCCCGGTCCTTTGACGATATTGCGGATTTGGCAACAGGATGCAAATTCCCGGATTGTTCACACACTGCCGAACCGGGCTGTGCCGTTAGAGAAGCCATTGCGGCAGGAGAGCTGCCCCAGGAACGTTTTGAGAACTATCTTAAGCTGCAAAAAGAACTCGACTATGAAGGCCTGAACTTCCGACAGCGGGAACAGGAGAAAATCAAGCGCATGTTCGGAAGTAAGGGCGAAATGAAGCAGCTGATGCAGCACGTTAAAAACAAGAGACACTATACAAATAATCGACAATAA
- a CDS encoding HD domain-containing protein, translated as MENRSLKILAVDDNHDNLISLEALLKEIFPEALLLKALNGEIGLKLAAEEDPDVILLDIVMPGMDGFEVCRKLKVDRNLSDIPVVFITAIKGDKEHRIRALECGAEAFLAKPIDECELTAQIRAMLKIKNANREKRDEKERLARLVEEQTRELRKAHSKTLRLLDDLKKENEARKKSEKALIETKDNLEYLSNHDDLTGLYNRRFYEEELIRKDTEKNLPLSIIMADINGLKLINDSFGHAKGDELLMKAAQEIRDGCRSGDIIARLGGDEFVIILPRTDTPTVQQIMKRITDRIINKKVETIDISISFGYETKYQSEEDIQEIIKKAEDNMYRQKLYESSSQRSKTIDLIMNALFAKSNREMSHSKRVSEICETIAISMKLNKEMVNQIKIAGLMHDIGKMGVNEKILNKPHRLTGEEWKEIKRHPEIGYRILSSANEFSEIAGYILEHHERWDGQGYPKGLKGDEISLQARIIAIADACDAMTCYRPYSNGLSEMEARKEIKRCSGTQFDPVITEVFLEKCMGREKSIMDNLA; from the coding sequence ATGGAGAATAGAAGCTTGAAGATTTTAGCGGTTGATGATAACCATGATAATCTCATCAGCTTAGAAGCGCTATTAAAAGAGATTTTCCCTGAAGCCTTATTATTGAAGGCGCTTAACGGTGAAATAGGCCTTAAACTGGCTGCGGAGGAAGATCCGGATGTAATCCTGCTCGACATCGTAATGCCGGGAATGGACGGATTTGAAGTGTGCAGAAAGCTGAAAGTGGACAGAAACTTAAGCGACATCCCTGTGGTTTTTATCACGGCAATCAAAGGGGATAAAGAGCACCGCATCCGTGCGCTCGAATGTGGTGCTGAAGCTTTTCTTGCTAAACCGATTGATGAATGTGAACTCACTGCCCAGATTCGCGCGATGCTGAAAATTAAAAACGCCAATAGAGAAAAACGCGATGAAAAGGAACGACTGGCAAGATTGGTTGAAGAGCAAACCCGTGAGCTCAGAAAAGCCCATTCCAAAACCTTAAGACTGTTGGATGATTTAAAGAAAGAAAATGAAGCGCGGAAAAAGAGTGAGAAAGCATTAATAGAAACGAAAGACAACCTGGAGTATTTAAGTAATCACGACGACCTTACCGGACTCTATAATCGAAGATTTTATGAAGAAGAGTTGATCAGAAAAGATACGGAAAAAAACCTTCCCCTATCCATTATCATGGCGGATATTAATGGATTGAAGCTTATTAATGACTCCTTCGGCCATGCTAAAGGAGATGAGCTCCTTATGAAGGCGGCCCAGGAGATCAGGGATGGCTGCCGGTCCGGCGACATCATCGCCAGGCTGGGAGGGGATGAATTCGTAATTATCTTACCCAGAACCGATACCCCGACCGTCCAACAGATTATGAAGCGCATTACAGACCGAATCATCAACAAAAAAGTAGAAACCATTGACATTTCTATTTCTTTCGGTTATGAAACAAAATATCAATCAGAAGAAGATATCCAGGAGATCATAAAAAAAGCTGAAGACAATATGTACAGACAAAAGCTCTATGAAAGTTCCAGCCAAAGAAGCAAAACCATCGATTTGATTATGAATGCGTTATTCGCAAAAAGCAATAGAGAGATGTCCCATTCCAAGAGGGTCAGCGAGATTTGTGAAACCATCGCTATCAGTATGAAGTTAAATAAAGAGATGGTGAATCAGATTAAAATAGCCGGATTGATGCATGATATCGGAAAAATGGGAGTAAATGAAAAAATCCTGAATAAACCCCATCGTTTAACTGGTGAAGAATGGAAAGAAATAAAAAGGCATCCGGAAATCGGGTATAGAATATTGAGTTCAGCCAATGAGTTTTCCGAAATTGCCGGCTATATCCTGGAACATCATGAAAGGTGGGATGGCCAAGGCTATCCCAAAGGTTTAAAAGGCGACGAAATCTCATTGCAAGCAAGGATTATTGCCATAGCTGACGCCTGCGACGCCATGACTTGCTATCGGCCTTACAGCAATGGTTTATCTGAAATGGAAGCGAGAAAAGAAATAAAACGATGTTCCGGCACGCAATTTGATCCGGTTATTACAGAGGTATTTCTGGAGAAGTGTATGGGTAGAGAAAAATCAATAATGGACAATTTAGCATAG